In Pirellulales bacterium, the following proteins share a genomic window:
- a CDS encoding zf-HC2 domain-containing protein, with protein sequence METRQAAHPAPRTLAAFALNRLPAEARERLQAHLRSCASCSDFLARTPQHELPARRNAEARERHHVTVQYFGNHRHRMDYPRYIAAGWQIGSGPVEAACRTVVTERLKCSG encoded by the coding sequence CAGGCGGCCCATCCTGCTCCGCGGACGTTGGCGGCTTTCGCCTTGAACCGCTTGCCGGCGGAAGCGCGCGAGCGATTGCAGGCACATCTGCGCTCCTGCGCGAGCTGCTCCGATTTTCTAGCCCGCACGCCGCAACACGAGTTGCCCGCGAGGCGCAACGCGGAAGCACGAGAACGTCATCACGTGACGGTGCAATACTTTGGCAACCATCGGCATCGCATGGATTACCCACGGTATATCGCCGCGGGCTGGCAGATCGGCTCGGGTCCGGTAGAAGCGGCTTGTCGAACGGTGGTGACCGAACGGCTCAAATGCAGCGGCAT